A window of the Pseudoliparis swirei isolate HS2019 ecotype Mariana Trench chromosome 13, NWPU_hadal_v1, whole genome shotgun sequence genome harbors these coding sequences:
- the si:ch1073-13h15.3 gene encoding inactive all-trans-retinol 13,14-reductase produces the protein MWLLVVLVWVVVWAGGTYWYLFGKPSPFSLESVRPPGPREFDQKKRDKVIKQGFNVDKVPQNLDVIVIGSGIGGLTAGATLAKAGKKVLILEQHDQAGGCCHTYVEKGFEFDVGLHYIGQVHENSLLRIAFDQISEGQLEFQELQQHFDTIQIGLGDEKREYTIFSGKTEMKAHLMKQFPDDTEAIEAFFKIMKVCAKKTHYLATLKLIPQWVSLFLLKSGIGNLFTPIFRLTGTRATDLVNTLTSNKDLRVIFGYLFYGVPPKDSSILINALLIHHYKRGAYYPKGGASEIAFHIIRTIQKHGGNCLVRAPVCQILLNDKGAACGVKVRKGQEEVEVHAPLVVSNCGIFNTFQKLLPPEIHLKSDIQDRLNMMKHGRGSFLVFSGFDGTKEELGFESTNFWLFKNNDMDKSMEDFFALSKEEAPDNIPMMFITMPSAKDPEAKIRHPGKSCMTILTMVKYEWFEEWKDTTVRKRGDEYHNYKMRFAKNLFDWACTLFPKIKDKLVFQDVATPLTNMHYLGSQRGAMYSAEHNLERFLAENVARNRCNTPVKNLYITGQDVFSCGIAGALHGGLLCASAVLDHIVYIDLLLLKKKLKRRKASELAQLAQKKLQ, from the exons ATGTGGCTCTTGGTTGTCTTGGTGTGGGTGGTGGTTTGGGCCGGTGGCACGTACTGGTACCTGTTTGGGAAGCCGAGCCCTTTCTCCCTGGAGTCAGTGAGACCGCCTGGACCTCGAGAGTTTGATCAGAAGAAGCGGGACAAAGTCATCAAGCAAG GCTTCAATGTTGACAAAGTGCCCCAGAACCTGGATGTCATCGTCATCGGGAGCGGCATCGGAGGCCTCACAGCTGGGGCCACGCTGGCCAAGGCGGGGAAGAAGGTCCTGATCCTGGAGCAGCACGACCAGGCGGGAGGCTGCTGCCACACCTACGTGGAGAAAGGCTTCGAGTTTGATGTTG GCCTCCACTACATCGGTCAGGTCCACGAGAACAGTCTGCTGCGCATCGCCTTCGACCAGATCTCCGAGGGCCAGCTGGagttccaggagctccagcaACACTTCGACACCATCCAGATCGGCCTGGGCGACGAGAAACGAGAGTACACCATCTTCTCCGGCAAAACCGAGATGAAAGCCCATCTGATGAAGCAATTCCCAGATGACACAGAGGCCATCGAGGCGTTCTTCAAAATCATGAAG GTCTGCGCTAAGAAGACTCACTACCTGGCCACCCTGAAGCTGATCCCGCAGTGGGTGTCTTTGTTTCTGCTGAAGTCAGGCATCGGGAACCTCTTCACCCCGATCTTCCGCCTCACTGGCACGAGGGCAACGGACTTGGTGAACACCCTGACCAGCAACAAGGACCTGCGCGTCATCTTTGGTTATCTTTTCTATG GCGTGCCTCCAAAGGACTCCAGCATCCTCATCAATGCCCTCCTGATTCATCACTACAAGCGAGGCGCCTACTACCCTAAAGGCGGTGCCAGTGAGATCGCCTTCCACATCATCCGCACCATCCAGAAACATGGAGGGAACTGCCTGGTCAGAGCTCCCGTCTGCCAGATCCTGTTGAATGACAAGGGAGCAGCTTGTG GTGTGAAAGTGAGGAAAGgtcaagaggaagtggaggtcCATGCACCCTTGGTTGTTTCAAACTGTGGCATCTTCAACACCTTCCAGAAACTTCTTCCTCCTGAGATTCACCTCAAGTCGG ATATTCAGGATCGGCTGAACATGATGAAACATGGCAGAGGATCCTTCTTGGTCTTCTCTGGCTTTGATGGGACGAAGGAGGAGTTGGGTTTCGAGTCCACCAACTTCTGGCTGTTCAAAAACAACGATATGGACAAGTC GATGGAGGACTTCTTTGCATTGAGCAAAGAGGAAGCACCGGATAACATTCCCATGATGTTCATCACAATGCCCTCTGCCAAAGACCCAGAAGCCAAAATAAGACACCCTG GTAAATCTTGCATGACAATACTCACGATGGTGAAGTATGAATGGTTTGAGGAATGGAAGGACACGACGGTGCGCAAAAGGGGCGACGAATACCACAACTACAAGATGAGATTTGCTAAGAACCTCTTTGACTGGGCCTGCACTTTGTTCCCTAAAATCAAAGACAAG TTGGTTTTCCAGGACGTGGCGACCCCGCTGACCAACATGCACTACCTGGGTTCCCAGCGCGGAGCCATGTACTCTGCCGAGCACAACCTCGAGCGTTTCCTTGCCGAGAACGTGGCGAGGAACAGGTGCAACACCCCTGTCAAAAACCTCTACATCACCG GTCAAGACGTGTTCAGCTGTGGGATCGCAGGCGCCCTGCATGGCGGACTCCTCTGCGCCTCTGCGGTGTTGGATCACATCGTCTACATTGACTTGCTCCTCCTCAAAAAGAagctgaagaggaggaaagCCAGTGAGTTGGCCCAGCTGGCTCAGAAGAAGCTGCAGTGA
- the gngt2b gene encoding guanine nucleotide-binding protein G(I)/G(S)/G(O) subunit gamma-T2b translates to MARDMSDKEILKMELDQLKKEVSTTRTPLAANCAETVSFVEERFANDPLIKGVSDDKNPYKGDKGGCTVT, encoded by the exons ATGGCTCGGGATATGTCCGATAAGGAAATCTTGAAAATGGAGCTGGATCAGTTGAAGAAGGAAGTTAGCACAACTAGGACACCA CTGGCTGCCAACTGTGCAGAGACGGTCTCTTTCGTTGAAGAGAGGTTTGCAAACGATCCGCTGATAAAGGGCGTTTCGGATGATAAGAACCCCTACAAGGGAGACAAGGGAGGCTGCACAGTAACATAG
- the tmem101 gene encoding transmembrane protein 101 codes for MAAPSRKQILRFLSQLGAFILTRFGFWNCFSMLMLFAERADSKRKPDIHVPYLYVDMGAAVLCASFMSFGVKRRWFAMASAVQLAVSTYAAYVGGQVHYGDWLKVRMYSRALAIIGGFLVLASGAGEVYRQKPRSRSLQSTGQVFLGVYLICMVYSLQHSKEDQQAYLNHIVGGEVTLILLQVLFGVLALAFISGYYVRLAAQILATTLPLVILLIDGNLGYWHHTRKVEFWNQMKLIGHNVGIFGAVLILATDG; via the exons ATGGCGGCTCCCAGCAGAAAGCAGATTTTAAGGTTTCTCAGCCAGCTGGGAGCGTTTATTTTGACCCGGTTTGGATTTTGGAACTGCTTCAGCATGTTGATGCTGTTTGCTGAGCGAGCGGACTCAAAAAG GAAGCCCGACATCCATGTGCCATACCTGTACGTGGACATGGGGGCTGCAGTGCTGTGCGCCAGCTTCATGTCCTTcggggtgaagaggaggtggttTGCGATGGCCTCTGCCGTACAACTGGCCGTCAGCACTTACGCAGCATATGTTGGAGGACAGGTGCACTACGGGGACTGGCTGAAG GTACGAATGTATTCCAGAGCGCTGGCCATCATTGGAGGCTTTCTGGTTCTGGCCAGCGGGGCGGGGGAGGTGTACAGACAGAAACCTCGCAGCAGGTCCCTGCAGTCCACAGGACAGGTTTTCCTGGGAGTTTACCTCATCTGCATG GTGTACTCCCTCCAGCACAGCAAAGAGGACCAGCAGGCCTATCTGAACCACATCGTGGGAGGAGAGGTCACTCTGATCCTGCTGCAGGTGCTGTTTGGGGTGCTGGCTCTGGCCTTCATCTCTGGCTACTACGTCCGCCTGGCCGCACAGATCCTGGCCACCACCCTGCCCTTGGTGATCCTGCTCATCGACGGCAATCTGGGCTACTGGCACCACACTCGCAAGGTGGAGTTCTGGAACCAGATGAAGCTGATTGGACACAACGTGGGCATCTTCGGCGCCGTGCTGATCCTGGCCACTGACGGTTGA